Proteins found in one Kangiella sediminilitoris genomic segment:
- a CDS encoding polysaccharide biosynthesis/export family protein, translating to MKLYICLAVVFVKGCVLAPGISIDKDVTSNEVSASEQVVNYDVVSITLEPFNSEKDLGTYLEQYSALISEELYQYKVQPGDVLLVTVFEHPELTMPGGPNTHPATSGTLVKADGTIYFPYIGKVAAAERTTAGIREEITSRLTKYLNNPQLDVRVVDYRSQKVSITGSVNNPKVLPITTSPLTILEAIQLAGGVSLDGDETQVRLIRGKDSYSLNLYEMQKAGFPFETLVLKDGDTVYVNSNIQKKVYVMGEVMKPQPVIISKYGLSLTQALGEVGGVDNLTADDEGIYVIRTHPETEGKFTIYHLDGSQKFAFIAGDNFMLKPRDVVYVSPSGITRWNRVLSQLLPTSVFLRNASDTGS from the coding sequence ATGAAGCTATACATCTGTTTAGCAGTTGTGTTTGTAAAGGGCTGTGTTTTAGCTCCTGGGATCAGCATTGATAAAGATGTAACTTCAAATGAAGTCTCGGCATCTGAACAAGTCGTGAATTATGACGTCGTCAGTATTACTCTTGAGCCCTTTAACTCTGAAAAAGATCTAGGTACCTACTTGGAACAATATTCGGCGTTGATATCCGAAGAGCTATACCAATATAAAGTCCAGCCGGGAGACGTTCTGCTGGTAACTGTTTTCGAACATCCAGAGCTGACGATGCCCGGAGGCCCTAATACTCATCCAGCTACCTCAGGTACCTTAGTTAAGGCTGATGGAACAATTTATTTTCCGTATATTGGCAAAGTTGCTGCAGCTGAGCGTACTACAGCTGGAATTCGGGAAGAAATAACGTCTCGGCTAACAAAATATTTAAATAATCCTCAATTAGATGTGAGGGTGGTTGATTATCGTAGCCAAAAAGTAAGCATCACGGGAAGTGTTAATAACCCTAAAGTCCTTCCCATTACTACCTCGCCTTTAACTATACTGGAAGCCATACAGCTAGCCGGAGGAGTTTCTTTAGATGGTGATGAAACTCAGGTACGTCTTATACGTGGCAAAGATAGCTATTCATTAAATTTATATGAAATGCAGAAAGCAGGATTTCCTTTTGAGACATTAGTTTTAAAAGATGGCGATACTGTTTATGTAAATAGCAATATTCAAAAGAAAGTTTATGTGATGGGAGAAGTCATGAAGCCTCAGCCTGTCATAATTAGCAAGTATGGACTGTCCTTAACACAGGCTTTAGGCGAGGTAGGTGGTGTAGATAACCTTACTGCGGATGATGAAGGTATTTATGTAATCCGTACCCACCCAGAGACAGAGGGTAAGTTCACAATTTACCACCTTGATGGCTCACAGAAGTTTGCTTTTATAGCCGGCGATAACTTCATGTTAAAGCCAAGAGATGTTGTTTACGTCTCTCCATCCGGTATTACTCGCTGGAATAGAGTTTTATCGCAGTTGTTACCCACATCGGTATTCCTGCGTAATGCTTCTGATACTGGTAGCTAG
- a CDS encoding polysaccharide biosynthesis tyrosine autokinase: MKFEKHNGLNKQGSVQADDEIDLRELFNHLWQGRWLILVTVFVCALISLIYAISALPVYQANNLLQIEEKQSGISDLVGMPEYFMEESDSSTEIELIKSRRIIGKTVDQMSLDIKVSPSKPPFAAGIAYSGVSNFITDFAFYLKPSAVKHGEVLEVSILEVPGSYLDTRLTLRAAGKDSYELFYENELLLEGHVGETVETGGFSIHIKSLSAHPGAEFFVVKQNRLRAVNELQEEITVIEKGDKSGILEMRLKGTDSDLLPKVLDQVAQNYVLENVNRSSAEASKSLKFLRNQLPEIRAGLEENEEKLNQYQVSAESVNILAETQVLLEQSVELESKISELKLKKSEVERKFQPSHPVYKSVNSQISELTNKKVELRNRILGLPDTQQELLRLKRNVEVGTAIYTQMLNSIQELNIVRAGTVGNVRVVDTAATALEPIKPKKALILALGMLLGGIIGVLIALVRTFLSKGLNSPEEIENMGKPVYAVVPFSKFQDGMKVNVLRGTKKKVTFSDGLLAIENPADNAIESLRGLRTSIYFAMVESDSNAIMITSPGPGAGKSFNSSNLAILMAQAGKKVVLIDADLRKGYLHRLFKLKTKQGISDFLRGQIGKESLINNTEVDALKVIPRGAVPPNPSELLMSTKFEHLLSELKQQFDLVIIDTPPVLAVTDARVVSKQVGTVLMVVRHNVTHKKELEIALKTFANTQSEVKGVVFNGFTKKSAEYSYYSYEYE, from the coding sequence ATGAAATTTGAGAAACATAATGGGCTGAATAAACAGGGCAGTGTCCAGGCTGATGATGAAATAGATCTGAGGGAGCTGTTTAATCATTTATGGCAAGGTCGCTGGTTGATTCTGGTGACTGTTTTTGTCTGTGCCCTGATAAGTTTAATATACGCAATATCGGCACTGCCTGTTTATCAGGCAAATAATCTTTTGCAAATAGAAGAAAAGCAAAGCGGGATATCAGACTTAGTTGGTATGCCTGAATATTTTATGGAGGAGAGTGACTCTTCAACAGAAATCGAGTTAATTAAGTCGAGAAGGATAATTGGTAAGACTGTGGATCAGATGTCTTTAGATATCAAGGTATCCCCTAGCAAACCTCCTTTTGCCGCTGGTATTGCGTATAGTGGAGTAAGCAACTTTATTACAGATTTCGCTTTTTATCTAAAACCTTCTGCCGTTAAACACGGTGAAGTATTGGAGGTATCTATACTGGAAGTACCTGGTTCGTATTTAGATACACGCTTAACTCTCAGAGCGGCCGGGAAGGATTCCTATGAGTTGTTTTATGAAAATGAGTTGCTTCTTGAGGGGCATGTTGGTGAGACTGTAGAGACTGGTGGATTCTCTATTCATATCAAGTCACTGTCTGCGCATCCTGGTGCAGAGTTTTTTGTGGTAAAACAAAACAGGCTCAGAGCAGTAAATGAGCTCCAGGAAGAAATCACTGTTATTGAAAAAGGGGATAAATCTGGCATCCTGGAGATGCGTTTAAAGGGTACGGACTCAGATCTACTACCTAAGGTCCTTGATCAGGTAGCACAAAATTATGTTCTAGAAAATGTTAATAGAAGTTCTGCTGAAGCATCAAAGAGTTTAAAATTTTTGCGCAATCAGTTACCAGAAATCAGAGCTGGACTGGAGGAAAACGAAGAGAAACTTAATCAATATCAGGTTTCTGCTGAATCGGTAAACATTTTGGCTGAAACCCAGGTTTTACTGGAGCAGTCAGTCGAGCTTGAGTCAAAAATCTCCGAGTTAAAATTAAAAAAGTCGGAAGTTGAGCGCAAGTTCCAGCCTAGTCACCCTGTGTACAAATCGGTAAATTCACAAATTTCAGAGTTAACAAATAAAAAAGTAGAGCTCCGCAATAGAATTCTGGGCTTGCCTGACACACAGCAGGAACTATTAAGGTTAAAACGAAACGTAGAAGTTGGAACTGCCATATACACACAAATGCTTAACAGTATACAGGAGCTTAATATTGTCAGGGCCGGTACAGTGGGTAATGTCAGAGTTGTGGATACGGCTGCGACAGCATTGGAACCAATCAAACCTAAAAAGGCTTTAATACTAGCTCTAGGTATGCTTTTGGGTGGAATTATAGGCGTGCTGATCGCTCTGGTTCGGACTTTTCTAAGTAAAGGGCTCAATAGCCCTGAAGAGATAGAGAATATGGGGAAACCTGTTTATGCGGTAGTTCCTTTTTCGAAGTTCCAGGATGGTATGAAAGTCAATGTTTTACGAGGTACTAAGAAAAAAGTTACTTTCAGTGATGGGTTATTAGCAATCGAAAACCCTGCTGACAATGCAATTGAATCCTTGCGCGGCCTAAGGACATCCATTTACTTTGCAATGGTGGAGTCCGACAGTAATGCGATTATGATCACTAGTCCGGGGCCAGGAGCCGGTAAGTCGTTTAATAGTAGTAACCTGGCTATATTGATGGCTCAAGCAGGGAAGAAGGTTGTATTAATTGATGCTGATTTAAGAAAAGGATACCTCCACCGTCTGTTCAAGTTAAAGACAAAGCAAGGGATTTCGGATTTTCTAAGAGGACAAATCGGTAAAGAGTCTTTAATTAATAATACGGAAGTTGACGCGTTAAAGGTCATACCGAGAGGTGCCGTCCCTCCCAACCCTTCAGAGTTATTGATGTCGACCAAGTTTGAACACTTGCTATCTGAGTTAAAGCAGCAATTTGACCTGGTTATAATTGACACGCCACCAGTTCTTGCGGTGACTGATGCAAGAGTTGTTAGTAAGCAAGTAGGTACTGTTTTGATGGTGGTCAGGCATAATGTCACTCATAAGAAAGAGTTAGAAATCGCACTGAAAACTTTCGCTAATACACAAAGCGAGGTTAAAGGGGTTGTATTTAACGGTTTTACCAAAAAAAGTGCTGAGTACAGCTACTATAGTTATGAATATGAATAA
- a CDS encoding low molecular weight protein-tyrosine-phosphatase: MFKNTLILCTGNICRSPVAEAFLKRISGESTKVLSAGVNTKDCALADDTCIELLKQKGIDITGHRSQKLSSELLVSADLVLVMEKKHIEEVSRVYPEARGKLKLLGHWQRNKEVLDPYKKSREVYMYAVDLIEELTNDWKPYLQ, translated from the coding sequence ATGTTTAAGAATACTTTAATATTATGCACAGGTAATATTTGCCGCTCTCCAGTTGCTGAGGCCTTTTTGAAACGTATCTCGGGAGAGTCGACCAAAGTATTATCGGCGGGAGTTAATACGAAGGATTGTGCTTTAGCTGATGATACCTGTATAGAGCTATTGAAACAAAAAGGCATTGATATAACAGGGCATCGTAGTCAAAAGTTATCCTCAGAACTTTTAGTTAGCGCTGACTTGGTTCTAGTCATGGAAAAAAAACATATAGAAGAAGTGAGCAGGGTCTATCCAGAGGCACGAGGCAAGCTTAAGTTACTTGGGCATTGGCAGCGAAATAAGGAAGTTCTGGACCCTTATAAAAAAAGTCGTGAAGTATATATGTATGCAGTGGATTTAATAGAAGAGCTGACAAATGACTGGAAGCCATATTTGCAATAA